One window of the Colletotrichum destructivum chromosome 6, complete sequence genome contains the following:
- a CDS encoding Putative afumC-like glycosyltransferase, nucleotide-diphospho-sugar transferase yields the protein MPAIRQVPRGTLRIPSSQLDSRSDEDIIALLMAPTKPDGDEKNLWAYWHTGFDAMPPWSKRNVVHWARLLGPSWNVRVLDGVPGSPSNASCFVPPEMLPEAMRKGSMSGPYVATHSADFVRLPLLYLYGGCWLDVGAILVRSIDDIWSLLVDPETPYEFAAFTYETRPGETSIINTWMMARKDCDLIRRWHETFLYIWGNATSCEGLSRHTLLRHLKPYGAPTDKIIMNEKHEEVTKSRAIMDYGAQVHCLERLRDLVDKEDGWNGREWIERKAFLLPALKEMWYYQERTGFMGYKQFELLTTRYDAPEEQRKEAETFVNDMLANTLLMKFCHGLKNAMASSLADIWDDPQHHDTDCAPETFAEYLRWGTINLRQTRELVPEKLTPAEGEPHCVGMFEPFLSTEA from the coding sequence ATGCCCGCAATAAGACAAGTACCGAGAGGCACACTGCGAATTCCCTCATCTCAGCTGGACAGCCGTAGTGACGAAGATATCATTGCCCTGCTGATGGCGCCCACCAAGCCAGATGGCGATGAAAAGAATTTGTGGGCTTATTGGCACACGGGGTTCGACGCTATGCCGCCCTGGTCGAAGCGGAACGTTGTGCATTGGGCACGACTGTTGGGCCCATCATGGAACGTACGCGTGCTGGATGGTGTCCCTGGCTCTCCAAGCAACGCAAGCTGTTTCGTGCCACCGGAGATGCTCCCAGAAGCCATGAGAAAGGGGAGCATGTCGGGCCCGTACGTCGCCACGCACTCGGCCGACTTCGTGCGCCTCCCTCTGCTTTACTTGTATGGAGGCTGCTGGTTGGATGTCGGGGCAATCTTGGTGCGctccatcgacgacatctGGAGCTTGCTTGTAGACCCCGAGACGCCATACGAATTCGCAGCTTTCACGTACGAAACACGTCCGGGCGAGACGTCGATCATCAACacatggatgatggcgcgGAAAGACTGCGATCTCATCCGCCGCTGGCATGAGACGTTTCTTTATATCTGGGGCAACGCTACGAGCTGCGAAGGTCTCTCTCGCCACACCCTCCTGCGCCATCTCAAGCCTTACGGCGCGCCCACAGACAAGATCATCATGAACGAGAAACACGAGGAGGTCACCAAGTCTCGCGCCATCATGGATTATGGGGCCCAAGTACATTGCCTGGAGCGACTACGTGACTTGGTTGACAAGGAAGACGGATGGAACGGCCGCGAGTGGATTGAAAGGAAGGCTTTCCTACTCCCGGCATTAAAAGAAATGTGGTACTACCAGGAGAGGACTGGATTTATGGGCTACAAGCAGTTCGAGTTGCTGACGACACGCTACGATGCCCCAGAAGAGCAGCGAAAGGAGGCAGAGACGTTCGTCAATGACATGCTCGCTAACACGCTTCTGATGAAGTTCTGCCATGGCCTGAAGAATGCCATGGCTTCTAGCCTAGCGGACATCTGGGATGACCCTCAACACCACGACACCGACTGTGCACCCGAAACATTTGCCGAGTATCTTCGTTGGGGCACAATCAATTTACGCCAGACGAGAGAGCTAGTACCGGAGAAGCTGACTCCGGCAGAAGGAGAGCCACACTGCGTGGGCATGTTTGAGCCGTTTCTCAGTACAGAAGCGTAG
- a CDS encoding Putative hydroxylase/desaturase AsaB, protein MATVTTMSPRDVQATFTYVDLSNPTWADPISFPSDEEQRKNIKDLPGNQKPVVSREFVVKDVSAEIDKFTLETHGFQYVKHQTKVSKAEFADDERVKAVLYPEVIDLVKKLTGASYVYCYDHQTRGPVKPNANKDIPTENPVHFVHCDQSYDGAKIIALSRIPDKSFAEKVVQGRFAIMNVWRPVKTIYKDPFACADATSVVDETDLAPMPIQADERIEEAWAVGPNENHRWYFKYAQQPDEVLIFKNFDSHGPVRRIVHSAFVDPEHAQGYDRESIEMRCIVSYDQTPPKEDA, encoded by the exons ATGGCCACAGTTACTACCATGTCTCCTCGTGACGTTCAGGCGACTTTCACCTATGTGGACTTGAGCAATCCCACTTGGGCAGACCCTATTTCGTTTCCCTCAGACGAGGAACAGCG AAAGAACATCAAAGATCTTCCTGGGAACCAGAAGCCTGTGGTATCTAGAGAGTTTGTGGTTAAGGACGTCAGTGCCGAGATAGACAAGTTCACTCTCGAAACCCATGGTTTCCAATACGTCAAACATCAAACCAAAGTGTCTAAAGCCGAGTTCGCCGATGATGAAAGGGTCAAGGCTGTTTTGTATCCAGAGGTCATTGATCTCGTTAAGAAGTT AACCGGAGCTTCTTATGTTTACTGCTACGATCACCAGACTCGCGGGCCCGTGAAGCCCAACGCCAACAAAGATATTCCAACGGAGAACCCCGTTCATTTTGTTCACTGCGATCAGTCGTACGACGGAGCGAAGATCATTGCTCTAAGCCGAATCCCAGACAAGTCATTTGCGGAAAAGGTTGTTCAGGGGCGCTTCGCCATCATGAAC GTCTGGCGACCTGTCAAGACGATCTACAAGGATCCGTTCGCATGTGCCGATGCCACATCCGTAGTCGATGAAACGGACTTGGCTCCTATGCCCATCCAGGCAGATGAACGTATAGAGGAGGCCTGGGCTGTAGGTCCAAACGAGAACCATCGCTGGTATTTCAAGTACGCCCAGCAGCCAGACGAGGTTTTGATTTTCAAGAACTTCGATTCGCATGGACCCGTCCGAAGGATTGTGCATTCGGCTTTTGTCGACCCAGAACATGCTCAAGGCTACGACAGAGAGAGCATCGAGATGCGCTGCATTGTCTCGTATGACCAGACTCCTCCCAAGGAGGATGCATAG